Within Anopheles ziemanni chromosome 2, idAnoZiCoDA_A2_x.2, whole genome shotgun sequence, the genomic segment AGCTCGCGCAGCTCGGCCACGCTCTTCTTTTTTGGGCCCTCGGCACGCTCGATCTCTTTGCAGAACTCTTTGGTGGCGAGCGTGCAGGGACGCATGGTTTCCGTACGCCCGTGTCGGAACGCGGCCGTACTACACGACTCGTACGTGGCCACAAAGCGGCCGTGCTGCTTGTAGAACGCAAGCTGGAATCCAAGCTGCATCACCGAGTCTGGGCTGATGCGTTGCTGCTTGCAAACGCCCTTGTTAATGCCCTCGAACTTCATGTAGTTCATGTCCAGCGAGTCGATGATCGCGTTGTGGTGATTCTCGGCTGCCCGAACGGCACCCCGCACCTGCTCGTCCAGTGTGAATTCGATCGGCACTACCGGGCTACCGCCAGCTCCGGCCGGGTCGTTCCCTTTCAGACCCGGATGAGCGAACGGTGCCGTCGTGGTTTCTTTGAAAATCTCCTGGAAGTATCGCAACACGGCCACTCCGTCGCCCCAGGAGTGTTCAAAGTTAATGCCAGCCGTCCCATCTTTGGCCACAATGAGCGAGAACGACTTGTCGAACCATCGGTTGGTGCCATCGCCGAAAAGGAAGTTGCGTATAGCCGGGATTGGATTGTCCGGGCTGATGGTCGAATCGTCCAGACATAGGCAGAACAGTGCAGAATCGACCAGCTCGAGTGATTTGGCGTTGCTTCCAATTTGCGTCAGGTGACTTCTAGCCGTCGCCCATCGGTCACGGTTTTCAGTCGTTAGAAGTCCCAGCGGTTCTGCTGCCGGCGGCCTATTATCGTTGAGGATTCGATCGATGCGTGCCATGAGTGTGGCCGGTTGTTCAATATTACCTGATCAAGAATGGAAACGAAACACAATTCTTTAGTTTAATATTCATCATTAGCCAGCCGATCGCTCGATGCTTACCAGCCTCATCCATTACATCTACTGCGTACATGTTGCCTTTGTTGAGGACGAGCACATGGCGAGAAGAATCGCTTCGGTAGATTCGATCTTTCCCCAACTCAGGAATGCGCGTTCCACCGAACAGACCCTGATACTGGCTCATATCGAGCGGGAACGCCTTAAACGTGTACGCCACGTACGTCGATATGATCGAAGGCATCAGCGAGGTCACCGTCCGGAAAGTGGATGTATCGCTTTTGGCCGGGTTCATATGGAACACTTCTGGCTCAAGACAACGAGCCCGAAGCGACTTCATGAAGCGAAGCGAGCTGATAATCAGGTTCGTCGTACGCAGCAACTGATTGTTGTACTCTGGCCGCGGGTCAGGgttcatcatcagcagcggGTTGTAGTTCAACGGAAGTGGCGCTCGATCGCGCAGATACATATCGAACCATGGCTCGGAAATGTAGCTAGTATGCTTGTTCTTTGCATCGAACTCCTTCAGAAGTGCCTGCAGTTTTGGACCGTCCCCTTCGGAGAACTGTTTCACAGCGGCCTTCGTGCGATCAAAGGCTTCCGGAGTGAGTAGTGGCTGCTGGGCGGCCAGATAGCGGGAACAGGTTTTCTCGAGCTCGGGGATCGGTAACCGGGGCAACGATGGTTGGAAATGAAGCATCGGTATCTTGGATCGTTGCAGATATTGGTACTCATCACCGGTAGTTGCTCGAGCTGTGGTTGATTTTGCTCTGGCCGCATTGGCCAACGGGGCCCAACGGATTTTTGGTACTCGTAACATTTCGTTAGGAGGTAGTATTTAATTCAACAGTTTGATTTGTAATGTTTTGGTTGCACGGAATGCACAGAGCACTGACAGTAGACAACGGAATAATTCACTCCGGAGACATGGACTGGGACCAAAGTTCAACTTTTTTTCTGCCGTCCGACCGAAAAAGAGGATGAACACGTCAGGTGGCACACACGGTTCCGTATCGAATGCTCTTATCGGCCGCTAAGTAAGGCACAGAGAgataaaacaacataaaaaagtatTACATGCCAGGATTATCTGTAAAAAGGGCAGtttttggataaaaaaaaatcgacggTCCTTGTACGCGGGGACAAACGCGAAGACAAATTCCGTCAGGCCTGTCTGCCGAGTCATCAAcctgcaaagcaaaacaacctGCTACAGCTGATACCGAAACAATTTGTAAACCAAGATGCATCAATTACACAGAAGGTACGATAGTTGTCACTGGAGGTATTGTTATGTCAACCGTTTGGATTATTTGTTAACGAAAAGAGTTTCTTTGTATTTTTACAGTTTTAAGATCATAAAGGAGGATCAAAAATTCTTCATTTTTATCTGTtaaaaaaccgttttgctaTTGGGAGTCGTTTGGAATATCCATCACGCTATTTTCCGCCGTAACGGCTGTGTCAAGTCGTATGAAAAGTCAACTAAATGAAGGAACCTGACGATGTGTATAAAccgtactttgaatcacattTGTGTAGATTTACTTCTGACTTGGCTGCAGCAATTTGTCTTTTCGGCTTCCTCCTCCGGTGGTCTGGTGAAATTCGTGTAGACGGCCCAGAGTCCGCGAATTTTAACCCATTCTTTACCTTCTGCATTTATACGTGTTCAAACATTCAATCATAAAAGTATTCTTCTTGTCCTCCGGTAGTGCAGTAGTGTGTTCTTCGGTAGATAAGCATTGTTTCTATTGGGCGTTTCCCGTGAAGAGATCTCAATTTagagtattttttgtttaataaaccCATCATGACTGAAAGGCATACGTTTGGGGGCACGGTGAGCCCAATTACTTGCCATGCCTGGAATAAGGATCGTTCGCGTAAGTATCGGGATTTTTTTCGGGACAGTTTTGTCAGATGTGGGGGGTCCGGATGCATTACTCATCGTTTGCTTTGCGTCACCGTATGTTTTGCAGAAATTGCGATCTCACCGAACAATAACGAGGTGCACATTTATAAGCGTGAGGGCTCGGAATGGAAGCTGACCGATGTGCTGAACCAGCACGATCTGCGTGTGATGGGCATCGATTGGGCACCGAACACGAACCGTATCGTAACGTGCGCCGTGGACCGCAATGCGTACGTATGGACGCAGGGTGACGATGGCAAGTGGAAACCGACGCTGGTGTTGCTGCGCATCAACCGTGCCGCAACGTGTGTCCGCTGGTCACCGCTGGAGAACAAGTTTGCCGTCGGTTCCGGTGCCCGGCTGATATCGGTGTGCTACTTCGAATCGGAGAACGACTGGTGGGTTTCGAAGCACATCAAGAAACCGATCCGCTCGACGGTCACCTCGATCGATTGGCATCCGAACAATGTGCTGCTGGTGGCCGGTTCAACCGACTACAAGGTACGCGTGTTTTCGGCGTTCATCAAGGACATCGAGCAGCATCCGGAACCGACGGCCTGGGGCCCGAAGAAGCCATTGGGGcaaattttagccgagtttaAGAACTCCTCCACCGGTGGCGGTTGGGTGCATAGCGTTAGCTTTTCGTCCGACGGCAATCGGATCTGCTGGGTCGGGCACGACAGTGCCATCAACATTGGCATTGCCAATGGGGGCAACGTTGGGATCAAGCAGAAAACGGAGTACCTTCCGTTCATGTGTTGCGAGTGGATCTCGCCGAACTCGATACTGGTGGCTGGCCACAGTTGTGTTCCGCTGATTTACACCGTCGCCGAGGGTGGCAAGGTGGTGCTGGCTGCTAAGCTAGATCAGTCAACGAAGAAGGAGCAGAGCGGTATCTCGGCGATGCGCATTTTCCAGTCGTTGGATCGTAATCTTCGCACGGAGAACTCGGACACCAACCTGGAGTCGATCCACCAGAATGCCATCAGTTGCGTTTGCGTGTACAGCGGGGAGAAAGGAAACGTGCAGCGTGTCAGCACATCCGGTCTGGATGGCCAGCTAGTCATCTGGGACATCGACACGCTCACTCGTTCCATGCAGGGACTGAAGCTTTAAAGCAACCCCATGGCATGAACCCGGCAGTATTTTTCGCCACACCTCTACCTTTTAACTTTCCATTATAGTTTTGCCGGAAATAAATATCATTTCTAACCAATTTCCATGAGAAgttatgttttcttatttaagCAGTATGCGATAAGCCTCCATCAAGTAGTTCCATCCCGCACCACGATGAGCTGGGGCGCTTTTCGTTCCACACATCCCAAAGTTACGACACAATACAGCCGGTTAAAAGTTTATCAGTGCtgtttattactttttctttctcgtatTGATTTATTGCTTCTAGCAAATTCtaccaaaaataaatgtctGTTCTGTCTCCGAACGTTGCAAATGCCCTCTCATTACATGACAACGAATGCATGGCATACCCCATTAACCAATTGAATGCGATTACGGATGTTTATGCACCCAGCTGCTTGTACAGCAGTGGCACGTAATCGTCCCATTCCGCCTGGTAGAGATTACCGGCAATCGGATTGCCCAGCTTATACTTTTCCGCAAACTTGCGGATGGCAAATCCGCCACGGTTGTCTCCGCTGGTATTCGTCAGTCGGGGCTCGTCGAACGTCAGCTTACCATTTTGCTTGTACACCAGGAACACGTAACGATGCAGTCCCGTACCTTCCGGCGGGCCGGAACCGACGTAAGCGGAAAGGGTTTCTCCCTTCGCGACGTCACCGCCGGGAATGTTTCCGACCAGCCAGTGGTGCCACTCGCGGTACGTCGGTTCCTTGCGGCTCGGTGCATCCGGATCGGTCATGCAGAGCGTGTACAAGCTACCACTTTCCGCGTTCCACTCCACTTTCGGGACGTCCTTCACCTGCGTCGGAGTCAAAACGTTGCCCTCGTTTACGACGGCACCCGATGGGTAGGACACTTTGGCCACTTCGGTCGGAGCAACCGGGATAACGTCCGGAACGACTTCGTGTTTCTCCATGTTTTTAGCGACGGCAGAACTGAACAAACGGATCGAAGTGGTGAAGATGGTGCGGGTTAATGTGGAGCACGACTGGAGACGGCTAATGGACATTCTACTTTGTTCGGCTGTTGAACAAAAACTTAACCAAAATGCCGGTTGGCCACTATTTTTGACCTTCCT encodes:
- the LOC131282677 gene encoding protein D2, whose translation is MSISRLQSCSTLTRTIFTTSIRLFSSAVAKNMEKHEVVPDVIPVAPTEVAKVSYPSGAVVNEGNVLTPTQVKDVPKVEWNAESGSLYTLCMTDPDAPSRKEPTYREWHHWLVGNIPGGDVAKGETLSAYVGSGPPEGTGLHRYVFLVYKQNGKLTFDEPRLTNTSGDNRGGFAIRKFAEKYKLGNPIAGNLYQAEWDDYVPLLYKQLGA
- the LOC131282045 gene encoding carnitine O-palmitoyltransferase 2, mitochondrial, which codes for MLRVPKIRWAPLANAARAKSTTARATTGDEYQYLQRSKIPMLHFQPSLPRLPIPELEKTCSRYLAAQQPLLTPEAFDRTKAAVKQFSEGDGPKLQALLKEFDAKNKHTSYISEPWFDMYLRDRAPLPLNYNPLLMMNPDPRPEYNNQLLRTTNLIISSLRFMKSLRARCLEPEVFHMNPAKSDTSTFRTVTSLMPSIISTYVAYTFKAFPLDMSQYQGLFGGTRIPELGKDRIYRSDSSRHVLVLNKGNMYAVDVMDEAGNIEQPATLMARIDRILNDNRPPAAEPLGLLTTENRDRWATARSHLTQIGSNAKSLELVDSALFCLCLDDSTISPDNPIPAIRNFLFGDGTNRWFDKSFSLIVAKDGTAGINFEHSWGDGVAVLRYFQEIFKETTTAPFAHPGLKGNDPAGAGGSPVVPIEFTLDEQVRGAVRAAENHHNAIIDSLDMNYMKFEGINKGVCKQQRISPDSVMQLGFQLAFYKQHGRFVATYESCSTAAFRHGRTETMRPCTLATKEFCKEIERAEGPKKKSVAELRELMNKCSTVHGQLTKEAAMGQGFDRHLFGLRHTAQKNGLPLPALYEDPAYGAINHNILSTSTLSSPALLAGGFGPVVQDGYGIGYNIQDAYLGSVVTSYKPHRNGREFVECLREAYEDITKVLTSGGTPSKGK
- the LOC131294794 gene encoding actin-related protein 2/3 complex subunit 1A-B, which translates into the protein MTERHTFGGTVSPITCHAWNKDRSQIAISPNNNEVHIYKREGSEWKLTDVLNQHDLRVMGIDWAPNTNRIVTCAVDRNAYVWTQGDDGKWKPTLVLLRINRAATCVRWSPLENKFAVGSGARLISVCYFESENDWWVSKHIKKPIRSTVTSIDWHPNNVLLVAGSTDYKVRVFSAFIKDIEQHPEPTAWGPKKPLGQILAEFKNSSTGGGWVHSVSFSSDGNRICWVGHDSAINIGIANGGNVGIKQKTEYLPFMCCEWISPNSILVAGHSCVPLIYTVAEGGKVVLAAKLDQSTKKEQSGISAMRIFQSLDRNLRTENSDTNLESIHQNAISCVCVYSGEKGNVQRVSTSGLDGQLVIWDIDTLTRSMQGLKL